The Lactuca sativa cultivar Salinas chromosome 2, Lsat_Salinas_v11, whole genome shotgun sequence genome includes a window with the following:
- the LOC111883471 gene encoding uncharacterized protein LOC111883471, translating to MVFLRNPNAARTKRPSNSFVSPVSHPSKIPKPTAASTVNVSNSVHIQNDDSIAPPPKPSSETLNSIDKMASILADAGCTLLNTSGPPCLPADLHKLRHHLQSRLSSDSSVRSQLLEGFSSYIDNQNDLRRVLLPSQRYSSSNVRSESLVRVLLLVPSIQLDLQNMLLEKLPEYFDNDNCGHSSSSTMRLDEDIARLILNQFRWLDFLVDSEAFTENLFQVLSICPPHLKREIIGSLPEIMGDTNNKSVVESLEKVLQDDSTATVAVIDCFSSLNLDELLQDKVITIALSCIRTIEAEKLPYLLRFLLLSATSTNARRIISQFREQYKMVGVFDTPAQHNKLKGKSIINNVEASVLDALGSSFRFKNILCQEILKELQYIDKPQDHKVIDIWLLMLIYKNCESMQKSVEKLLKKKIIEGSIQDVLFEQCIFGNKELVKDHFSSFLLMSEYLLACKEQKASKFGIQMYKYLFEGFPDTYSRQEVLGALVTHVGSGIMFEVSSALEAMVLLASKYSQELIPICSYITGILDYMEGFTTENLHKVYDVFCFLSRSTRSTQSNKESFGSSIANELFMIVRKQVSNPEFKYKKMGLIGTLKILSHLGDTNEEALELLKTSLDSCQQLPISLILFYDELSAILDSRTLHPAIMERVGHLVGEFESMFLSDLEDGKLPASDLYCGLEGELWMNLDGDISPICMNILSLASSSSRLTSLQTLPANFRLLSVMERLGNQGSLGGIDALLGCPIHLPSSKLFLESWHSLNRKQKHVLCLSLYYAINWIRELLNAFGTQVAGRFDCVSQATKEDTVTKILKRLKNLIFLESLLNHLLQECPLSLPELYHHIEPTRSEKNTTNKDSLQGNNRKDKKSSKGLKNSVTQRSSATQLTLTETWKKSGVINSNDVLNEKSTGVPSRSSPSESATCSTSNLNESVDTDIEISEAVKLLEAQRYKFRPLLIDCFSILSYSKDHDSCCADPTCELPVYLYLLRDLYSKIESFCPKPTPFRSMSTPPSFSEISTVEFINKIQTLFPTLRRHLDSAISLLEQGSETCQTHWRDQSSLSGNPEIPNMVVSVPFVSSSVVKETLHCFSKMLTCPDLILRKYPALIDLLKSFQPKKESSSSSSSSTGDIGLLYGGVYAFLEGVLDVAVCFSFMLASEVVLTLESIVVSLEKFLEKPIDGSSSKHIVVDIRELIATMRKKLSSSAKQLLTHDWHKDVENGWKGKGEMVQKIVHVYLENCESTSQTLDELACSILPMVSLSSRTTAEERSHGFTTLCSSTFSVWYKELHEQNLVILGKLVKGVHISKSRATPQPKDVQLIMEKLHQSVNVAVSLINICRTHDKVNVRTMAVKYGGKFVDSFLKVFEFLETHFQGHDQLIIQLFKDFQKGTRTIQTLCSEAKGLKQTGITSKIPATKRSLERLLFRVKALLHSSSSGCKFWMGNLKHKNLIGEVVSSQAYVDNDGNNGEDFVENVDEDQVMRDVEDSEGEAE from the exons ATGGTGTTTCTTCGCAACCCGAACGCGGCCCGTACCAAACGACCTTCCAATTCATTCGTTTCCCCAGTCTCTCACCCTTCCAAAATCCCTAAACCCACCGCTGCCTCCACCGTCAACGTCAGCAACTCTGTACATATTCAAAACGACGACTCAATAGCACCTCCGCCTAAGCCATCATcagaaaccctaaactcaattgACAAAATGGCTTCGATCCTTGCAGATGCCGGTTGTACATTGCTTAACACTTCCGGCCCTCCTTGCCTGCCTGCTGACTTACACAAGCTCCGTCACCATCTCCAAAGTCGTTTGTCTTCTGACTCCTCTGTTCGATCCCAACTGTTGGAAGGCTTCTCCTCTTATATTGACAACCAAAATGATCTTCGCAG GGTTTTATTACCTTCCCAGCGCTACAGTTCTAGCAACGTCCGAAGCGAGAGCTTAGTCAGGGTGCTGTTGCTGGTTCCTTCGATCCAATTAGATCTTCAAAACATGTTGCTCGAGAAGCTTCCagagtattttgataatgataactGTGGACATTCATCATCATCTACTATGCGTCTGGATGAGGACATAGCTAGACTGATACTAAACCAGTTCCGCTGGCTTGACTTTCTAGTGGACTCTGAGGCATTTACTGAGAATCTGTTCCAAGTTTTATCAATTTGCCCCCCACACTTAAAGAGAGAGATCATTGGATCACTGCCTGAGATTATGGGGGACACTAACAATAAAAGTGTGGTTGAATCACTTGAGAAGGTGTTGCAAGATGATTCAACTGCCACGGTTGCTGTAATTGATTGTTTCTCCAGTCTTAATTTGGATGAGCTCTTGCAAGATAAG GTTATAACGATTGCACTATCATGCATTCGAACGATTGAAGCAGAAAAGTTGCCATATCTACTTAGGTTTCTACTGCTTTCAGCAACATCAACAAATGCCCGAAGAATAATATCACAATTCAGAGAACAATACAAGATGGTTGGAGTCTTTGATACTCCAGCCCAACACAATAAACTCAAGGGAAAATCAATCATAAATAATGTTGAGGCTTCCGTTCTTGATGCTTTGGGGTCAAGTTTTCGTTTTAAAAAT ATACTATGTCAGGAAATACTAAAAGAACTTCAATACATTGATAAACCCCAGGATCATAAAGTGATCGACATTTGGTTGCTGATGCTTATTTATAAGAACTGTGAATCAATGCAAAAGAGTGTTGAAAAGCTACTAAAGAAGAAAATCATCGAAGGGTCTATTCAGGATGTTTTATTTGAGCAATGCATTTTTGGTAACAAGGAATTGGTAAAG GATCACTTTTCCTCATTTTTGCTGATGTCAGAATACTTATTAGCCTGCAAAGAACAGAAAGCAAGCAAATTTGGCATTCAGATGTATAAGTACCTATTCGAGGGGTTTCCTGATACCTACTCAAGACAAGAA GTGTTAGGGGCATTAGTCACCCATGTGGGGTCTGGCATTATGTTTGAAGTCAGTTCAGCTTTAGAGGCTATGGTCTTGCTAGCCTCTAAGTACTCTCAAGAACTAATTCCAATTTGTTCTTACATAACTG GTATATTAGATTATATGGAAGGGTTTACCACTGAAAACCTGCATAAG GTATATGATGTTTTCTGCTTTCTATcaaggtcaacaaggtcaacacAATCTAATAAAGAATCATTCGGATCATCCATTGCAAATGAACTTTTCATGATTGTAAGGAAGCAG GTTAGTAATCCAGAATTTAAGTACAAGAAAATGGGTCTAATTGGAACCTTAAAAATATTGTCCCACCTTGGAGACACAAATGAGGAGGCTCTAGAACTTCTGAAAACATCTCTGGATTCATGTCAACAGTTGCCAATATCATTAATCCTATTCTATGATGAACTATCTGCAATTCTTGATTCAAGAACCCTTCATCCAGCAATCATGGAAAG GGTTGGCCACCTTGTTGGAGAGTTTGAATCCATGTTTTTATCTGATTTAGAAGATGGGAAATTGCCTGCTTCTGACTTATATTGTGGTCTAGAAG GAGAGCTATGGATGAATTTAGATGGAGATATATCTCCTATTTGCATGAACATATTGTCTCTAGCTTCCTCATCATCAAG GCTAACATCACTACAAACTCTTCCTGCTAATTTCCGCTTGCTTTCTGTT ATGGAAAGGTTGGGAAATCAGGGATCTCTTGGAGGAATTGATGCACTTCTTGGATGTCCTATTCATCTCCCTTCTTCTAAG CTTTTCTTGGAATCTTGGCACTCATTAAATAGAAAGCAGAAACATGTTCTATGCCTCTCTCTTTATTATGCAATTAATTGGATCCGAGAGCTA CTTAATGCCTTTGGTACGCAAGTTGCTGGAAGATTTGACTGCGTAAGTCAAGCTACTAAGGAGGATACAGTCACCAAAATCTTGAAACGCTTGAAAAACCTCAT ATTTCTTGAGAGCTTGTTGAATCATCTTCTCCAAGAGTGTCCTCTATCCTTACCTGAACTCTACCATCATATTGAGCCCACTCGTTCTGAAAAAAACACAACAAATAAAGATTCCTTACAAGGCAACAATAGAAAGGATAAAAAGTCATCAAAGGGATTGAAAAATTCTGTCACCCAAAGAAGCAGTGCCACTCAGCTTACACTTACTGAAACATGGAAAAAATCTGGTGTAATAAACAGCAAcgatgttttaaatgaaaaatctACTGGAGTTCCTTCTAGAAGCAGTCCATCTGAGTCAGCAACGTGTTCTACAAGCAACTTAAATGAATCAGTAGATACTGATATTGAGATTTCTGAAGCTGTTAAACTTCTAGAAGCCCAAAGATATAAATTTAGACCTCTTTTGATTGAttgtttctccattttgtcataTTCAAAG GATCATGATTCTTGTTGTGCAGATCCTACATGCGAG TTGCCTGTGTATCTATACCTCCTCCGTGATCTTTACAGCAAGATAGAATCTTTTTGCCCTAAACCAACACCCTTCAGATCCATGAGCACTCCTCCCAGTTTTAGTGAAATATCAACAGTTGAATTCATAAACAAGATTCAGACATTGTTCCCAACTTTAAGGAGACACCTAGATTCTGCTATATCATTACTTGAACAAG gttctgaaacttgtCAAACACATTGGAGGGATCAATCTTCCTTATCTGGTAATCCAGAAATACCTAACATGGTAGTTTCTGTACCTTTTGTTTCAAGTTCAGTAGTCAAAGAGACACTTCATTGCTTCAGCAAG ATGCTGACATGTCCAGATCTTATATTGAGAAAATATCCGGCTCTCATTGATCTCCTAAAGTCTTTCCAACCTAAAAAagaatcttcatcatcatcatcatcatcaacaggAGACATAGGTTTATTATATGGTGGTGTCTATGCTTTCCTGGAAGGGGTTCTTGATGTGG CTGTTTGTTTCTCATTTATGCTTGCTTCAGAAGTGGTGCTCACATTAGAGTCGATAGTTGTTTCCCTTGAAAAATTTCTTGAAAAGCCTATTGATGGAAGTAGTAGTAAACATATAGTGGTTGACATTCGGGAACTCATAGCCACTATGCGCAAAAAACTCAGCTCTTCTGCTAAACAACTATTGACTCATGATTGGCATAAAGATGTTGAAAATGGTTGGAAAGGAAAA GGGGAAATGGTGCAGAAGATTGTTCATGTTTACTTGGAAAACTGTGAGTCTACCTCACAAACACTTGATGAACTTGCATGCTCTATTTTGCCTATG GTATCTTTATCCAGTAGAACAACAGCTGAGGAAAGAAGCCATGGTTTTACAACTCTTTGCTCCTCAACTTTTTCTGTTTGGTATAAAGAGTTG CATGAACAGAACCTTGTTATACTCGGGAAGCTG GTTAAAGGTGTCCACATAAGTAAATCAAGAGCTACCCCTCAACCAAAAGACGTGCAGCTAATTATGGAGAAGCTTCATCAATCCGTAAATGTAGCAGTATCCTTGATAAACATTTGCAGGACTCATGACAAG GTTAATGTTCGCACAATGGCGGTAAAGTATGGTGGGAAGTTTGTTGATTCTTTCCTGAAAG TTTTTGAGTTTCTAGAAACCCACTTTCAGGGCCATGATCAGCTTATCATTCAACTT TTTAAAGACTTCCAGAAGGGGACAAGAACAATACAAACCCTATGTTCGGAAGCAAAg ggtttgaaacaaaCGGGTATCACTAGTAAAATTCCTGCAACCAAGAGATCTTTGGAACGTTTGTTATTTCGTGTTAAGGCTCTTCTTCATTCTTCATCAAGTGGATGCAAATTCTGGATGG GAAACTTGAAACACAAGAACTTGATAGGAGAGGTGGTGAGCTCTCAAGCTTATGTAGATAATGATGGAAATAATGGTGAGGATTTTGTGGAAAATGTGGATGAAGATCAAGTAATGAGAGATGTGGAGGATAGTGAGGGAGAAGCAGAGTGA